The following are encoded in a window of Oncorhynchus keta strain PuntledgeMale-10-30-2019 chromosome 10, Oket_V2, whole genome shotgun sequence genomic DNA:
- the idh3b gene encoding isocitrate dehydrogenase [NAD] subunit beta, mitochondrial isoform X1 — MMAAALRGSVVTLAKGLTGTGPRWQQLAARSLNMTASLGGPEAPPARADATFKVTMVPGDGVGPELMTAVKEVFKAGDVPVEFEEFHLSEVQHMDSDEKLEQVLASMKTNRVAMKGKINTPMEFKGELAGFEMKIRRRLDLFANVVHVNSLPGYSTRHNNLDLVIIREQTEGEYSSLEHESVPGVIECLKIITREKSRRIAKFAFDYATKKGRSKVTAVHKANIMKLADGLFLQCCAEVAELYPKIKYENIIIDNCCMQLVQNPYQFDVLVMPNLYGNIIDNLAAGLVGGAGVVPGESYSAEYAVFETGARHPFAQAVGRNIANPTAMLLSAANMLHHLNLEYHSNMVSDAVRKVIKQGKVRTRDLGGYSTTGDFVQAVVGNLRHRPVY, encoded by the exons GGCCTTACTGGCACTGGTCCGCGGTGGCAGCAGCTGGCTGCCCGGTCCCTCAATATGACCGCCAGTCTAGGTGGGCCTGAGGCACCCCCGGCCCGCGCCGACGCCACATTCAAAGTCACCATGGTTCCCGGAGACGGAGTAGGACCTGAACTGATGACTGCCGTCAAGGAGGTGTTCAAG gcggGTGACGTCCCAGTGGAGTTTGAGGAGTTCCACCTAAGTGAGGTGCAGCACATGGACAGCGACGAGAAGCTGGAGCAGGTGTTGGCCTCCATGAAGACCAACAGGGTGGCCATGAAAG GAAAGATTAACACCCCCATGGAGTTCAAAGGGGAGCTGGCTGGCTTTGAGATGAAGATTAG GCGTAGGCTGGACCTGTTTGCGAACGTGGTACACGTGAACAGCCTGCCCGGCTACAGCACCCGCCACAACAACCTGGACCTGGTCATCATCCGagagcagactgagggagagtaCAGCTCTCTGGAGCACGAG AGCGTGCCTGGAGTGATTGAATGTCTGAAGATCATCACTAGGGAGAAGTCTCGGCGCATCGCCAAGTTTGCCTTCGACTACGCCACCAAGAAGGGTCGCAGCAAGGTCACGGCGGTCCACAAGGCCAACATCAT GAAGCTTGCAGATGGCCTGTTCCTACAGTGCTGTGCCGAGGTGGCAGAGCTGTATCCCAAGATCAAATATGAGAACATCATCATAGACAACTGTTGCATGCAG CTGGTCCAGAACCCATACCAGTTTGACGTGCTGGTGATGCCCAACCTTTATGGCAACATCATTGACAACCTGGCCGCTGGGCTGGTCGGCGGGGCAGGAGTGGTGCCAGGAGAGAGCTACAGCGCCGAGTACGCCGTGTTTGAGACC GGAGCTCGGCACCCCTTTGCCCAGGCTGTAGGCAGGAACATCGCCAACCCCACGGCCATGCTGCTCAGTGCTGCCAACATGCTCCATCACCTCAA cctggaatACCACTCCAATATGGTGTCAGATGCTGTCAGGAAGGTCATCAAACAGGGCAag GTGCGGACGCGAGACCTGGGCGGTTACAGCACGACCGGGGACTTTGTGCAAGCCGTTGTGGGGAACCTCCGCCACCGACCCGTGTACTAA